The proteins below are encoded in one region of Chrysemys picta bellii isolate R12L10 chromosome 4, ASM1138683v2, whole genome shotgun sequence:
- the GPR65 gene encoding psychosine receptor, with amino-acid sequence MNSTECMDDYNLDKNLFPFVYIIVIVVSIPVNCSFLCVSYIQIRKKNELAIYLFSLSLADLLYTLTLPLWIDYTWHEDTWQFSALLCRISAFLMYMNFYTSAAFLTCISVDRYLALVHPLKFQHLRTRRSALLVSIFVWVLETSLNGMILVKDETFHKVCNSTDHVLCYDKYPLEKWQAILNIFRICSGYMIPLAIMLFCYQKIYQAVRHNQATEDREKKKVKKLLLSITITFFFCFTPYHAVLLIRSINEPDNGNFIHMFKPYRITQALTSFNCIADPILYCFVSETGRTDILNMLKRCFCVRQSELQQPTDATMTSIMKKNTTAVTLKSSTDL; translated from the coding sequence ATGAATAGCACTGAGTGCATGGATGATTACAATCTGGATAAGAACTTGTTTCCATTTGTTTACATCATTGTGATTGTGGTCAGTATTCCTGTCAATTGTTCATTCCTCTGTGTATCTtatatacaaataaggaaaaaaaatgagTTAGCTATATACCTCTTCAGTTTATCCCTAGCTGACCTCCTATACACTCTGACCTTGCCTCTGTGGATTGATTACACTTGGCATGAAGATACCTGGCAATTCTCTGCTTTGCTTTGCCGGATTTCTGCCTTCCTTATGTACATGAATTTTTACACCAGTGCTGCCTTCCTCACTTGCATCTCCGTTGATAGATACCTGGCATTAGTTCACCCTCTCAAGTTCCAACACCTGCGCACAAGAAGATCTGCCTTGCTTGTTAGCATCTTTGTTTGGGTTTTGGAAACCAGCCTTAACGGTATGATTCTGGTGAAGGATGAAACATTCCACAAGGTTTGCAATTCCACTGACCATGTCTTATGTTATGATAAATACCCTTTGGAAAAATGGCAAGCCATACTAAACATCTTCCGGATATGCTCAGGATACATGATCCCTTTGGCAATCATGCTGTTTTGCTACCAAAAAATCTACCAAGCTGTGAGGCATAATCAAGCCACAGAAGatagagaaaaaaagaaagtcaAGAAGCTGCTATTGAGCATCACCATTACTTTCTTCTTTTGCTTCACTCCCTACCACGCTGTGTTGCTGATTCGCAGCATCAATGAGCCAGACAATGGCAACTTTATCCATATGTTTAAGCCTTATAGAATTACTCAGGCCTTAACAAGTTTCAACTGTATTGCTGACCCAATTCTGTACTGCTTTGTGAGTGAAACTGGGAGAACGGATATCCTGAACATGCTCAAGCGCTGCTTTTGTGTGCGGCAATCTGAATTACAGCAGCCAACAGATGCTACTATGACTAGTATTATGAAAAAGAATACTACAGCAGTGACACTGAAGTCATCTACAGACCTTTAA